The following proteins are co-located in the Billgrantia tianxiuensis genome:
- the yccX gene encoding acylphosphatase — protein MSKRCVKALVAGKVQGVWYRRAVQEQALQHGLTGYAKNLADGQVEVMLCGDGEAVNQVANWLWQGPPNARVTHVELEALECHDPDNFVCL, from the coding sequence ATGAGCAAACGCTGTGTGAAGGCCCTGGTGGCCGGCAAGGTACAGGGTGTGTGGTATCGCCGTGCAGTGCAGGAGCAGGCGCTGCAGCATGGCCTGACCGGCTACGCCAAGAATCTGGCCGATGGCCAGGTGGAGGTGATGTTGTGCGGCGACGGCGAGGCGGTCAATCAGGTCGCCAACTGGCTGTGGCAAGGGCCGCCGAATGCCCGGGTCACGCACGTCGAGCTGGAAGCGCTGGAGTGTCACGACCCGGACAATTTCGTTTGTCTCTAA
- a CDS encoding ribokinase — protein sequence MTMLHNSMLHNLGSINLDHFYRVPHLVHPGETLASRSYQVGLGGKGANQSLAMALAGGQVCHWGRLGRQDGWARDRLARAGVDVTYVELVDEPSGHAIIQVDDHGENAIILCPGANHGFTRHHREALCETAKPGDWLLVQNECNALPELLECARQQGLAIAFNPAPMSDTVLALPLEACQLLFVNRGEAAWLAGLPETSDARVLLEGLHERLPNTATVLTLGSEGAWYQSGSERHFQPALPVEPVDTTGAGDTFIGYFMAALQEQRSLPNAWRSPLMPRRSAYNAPAPPTASRRETRSSGF from the coding sequence ATGACCATGCTGCATAACTCCATGCTTCACAACCTCGGCTCGATCAACCTCGACCACTTCTATCGGGTACCGCACCTGGTCCACCCCGGCGAGACGCTGGCCAGCCGCAGCTATCAGGTCGGCCTCGGTGGCAAGGGCGCCAATCAGTCACTGGCCATGGCCCTGGCCGGCGGCCAGGTGTGCCACTGGGGCCGGCTGGGCCGCCAGGACGGCTGGGCTCGCGACCGGCTGGCCCGAGCCGGCGTCGACGTCACTTATGTCGAACTGGTGGACGAGCCCAGCGGCCATGCCATCATCCAGGTCGATGACCACGGCGAGAACGCCATCATTCTCTGTCCGGGGGCCAATCACGGTTTCACCCGCCACCACCGCGAAGCACTGTGCGAGACGGCCAAGCCCGGCGACTGGCTACTGGTGCAGAATGAGTGCAACGCCTTGCCCGAGCTGCTCGAATGCGCACGCCAGCAAGGGCTCGCCATTGCCTTCAATCCCGCACCGATGAGCGACACGGTACTGGCACTGCCGCTGGAAGCCTGCCAACTACTGTTCGTCAACCGCGGCGAGGCCGCCTGGCTCGCCGGCCTACCCGAGACGAGCGACGCTCGTGTGCTGCTGGAAGGCTTGCACGAGCGACTGCCGAATACAGCAACGGTGCTGACCCTTGGTAGCGAAGGCGCCTGGTATCAGTCCGGCAGCGAACGTCACTTCCAGCCCGCACTGCCGGTGGAGCCGGTGGATACCACTGGCGCCGGCGATACTTTCATCGGCTACTTCATGGCGGCACTGCAAGAGCAGCGCTCCCTCCCCAATGCCTGGCGTTCGCCGCTCATGCCGCGGCGCTCGGCGTACAACGCCCCGGCGCCGCCGACAGCATCCCGTCGCGAGACGAGGTCGAGCGGTTTCTAA
- a CDS encoding nucleoside hydrolase has product MSHSIIFDTDPGVDDAQAIAIALRHPDIELLGLTTTYGNVDIETATHNALLLSELAGRDIPVAQGAAGPMVKPRHPAPAHIHGANGLGNIELPEVKGKKDPRSAAQFIVDTVNARPGEVTLVAVGPVGNLAAALQLDPALTEKVKRVVIMGGSIREGGNVTPVAEANMFNDPHAAQRVLTAGWPLTLVGLDVTHRCVLSQAHMQRIEAGQGELGKVLAGSYAFYRDFYREFLGIDGCCPHDSCALAWLLRPELFTTAPGHLSVVTEGIAEGQTLFAPEGRGFIQDRWSQTPLAEVCLEVDGEAVVEWIADTLG; this is encoded by the coding sequence GTGTCGCATTCGATCATCTTCGATACCGACCCCGGCGTCGACGACGCCCAGGCCATCGCCATCGCCCTGCGTCATCCCGACATTGAGCTGCTCGGCTTGACCACCACCTACGGCAACGTCGACATCGAGACCGCCACCCACAACGCCCTGCTGTTGAGCGAGCTGGCAGGCCGCGACATTCCCGTTGCCCAGGGTGCCGCCGGCCCCATGGTCAAGCCGCGCCACCCGGCGCCGGCCCATATTCATGGTGCCAATGGCCTGGGCAACATCGAGCTGCCCGAAGTGAAGGGGAAGAAAGATCCGCGCAGCGCCGCACAGTTCATCGTCGATACGGTCAACGCCCGTCCCGGCGAGGTCACGCTGGTCGCGGTCGGCCCGGTAGGCAACCTGGCTGCCGCCCTGCAGCTCGACCCGGCGCTCACCGAGAAGGTCAAGCGCGTGGTGATCATGGGCGGCTCGATCCGCGAGGGTGGCAACGTCACCCCGGTAGCCGAAGCCAACATGTTCAATGATCCTCATGCCGCCCAGCGCGTGCTCACCGCCGGCTGGCCGCTGACCCTGGTGGGGCTCGACGTTACCCACCGCTGCGTGCTCAGCCAGGCGCACATGCAGCGCATCGAAGCGGGCCAGGGCGAGCTGGGCAAGGTGCTGGCCGGCAGCTACGCCTTCTATCGCGACTTCTATCGCGAATTCCTCGGCATCGACGGCTGCTGCCCACACGACAGCTGCGCGCTGGCCTGGCTGCTGCGTCCGGAGCTGTTCACCACTGCGCCGGGGCACCTGTCTGTCGTCACCGAGGGCATCGCCGAGGGCCAGACCCTGTTCGCCCCCGAGGGGCGCGGCTTCATTCAGGATCGCTGGTCACAGACACCCTTGGCGGAAGTGTGCCTCGAGGTGGACGGCGAGGCCGTGGTGGAATGGATTGCCGACACCCTCGGCTAG
- a CDS encoding FmdB family zinc ribbon protein: MPIYEYQCKACGHRLEKLQKLSAAPLTDCPACEAPELGRLVSAAGFRLAGGGWYETDFKSGSKKNLAGDSASGGGEGKQSKAPAKDGAAA; the protein is encoded by the coding sequence ATGCCCATCTATGAATATCAGTGCAAGGCCTGCGGCCATCGACTGGAGAAGCTCCAGAAGCTCAGCGCCGCCCCCCTGACCGATTGCCCCGCCTGCGAAGCGCCCGAGCTCGGCCGCCTGGTGTCTGCCGCGGGCTTCCGTCTGGCCGGTGGCGGCTGGTACGAAACCGACTTCAAGTCCGGCAGCAAGAAAAACCTGGCCGGCGACTCGGCGAGCGGTGGCGGAGAAGGCAAGCAGAGCAAGGCGCCGGCGAAGGACGGCGCCGCGGCCTGA
- a CDS encoding Glu/Leu/Phe/Val family dehydrogenase, with amino-acid sequence MRVFDHPEFDHHQQIVFGCDEASGLRAIIAIHDTRRGPALGGLRIYPYADEDDALTDVLRLSRGMTYKSALADLPLGGGKAVIIANPRTDKTPALLRAMGRLVESLGGRYITAEDSGSGEEDMRLIREETRHVSGLGHDGESGDPSPFTAHGVFCAMKSAVRYCFGRDDMKGLRVAIQGVGHVGAHLARELHEAGAQLVLTDVDRDSLGLLSDELGALSVAPEEIFDAEVDVFAPCAMGAVLTEGVAGRLRARAICGAANNQLATPVVAELLHRRGILYTPDYVANAGGVIEVEAQRHENYDRDAVMRHVERIAATVDEILARAQAQDTSPAGIADQLARERLQG; translated from the coding sequence ATGCGGGTCTTCGATCACCCCGAGTTCGACCACCATCAGCAAATTGTCTTCGGCTGCGATGAAGCCAGCGGACTTCGAGCCATCATCGCCATTCACGACACCCGCCGCGGCCCTGCCCTGGGCGGCCTGCGCATCTACCCCTATGCCGACGAGGACGACGCCCTCACCGACGTGCTGCGCCTGTCCCGCGGCATGACCTACAAATCGGCCCTGGCCGACCTGCCCCTCGGTGGCGGCAAGGCGGTCATCATCGCCAACCCGCGCACCGACAAGACCCCCGCGCTGCTGCGCGCCATGGGCCGGCTCGTCGAATCGTTGGGCGGACGCTACATCACCGCTGAAGACTCCGGTAGCGGCGAAGAAGACATGCGGCTGATTCGGGAGGAGACCCGTCACGTCAGCGGCCTGGGCCATGACGGCGAATCCGGCGACCCCTCGCCCTTTACCGCCCATGGCGTGTTCTGCGCAATGAAGAGCGCCGTGCGATATTGCTTCGGTCGCGACGACATGAAGGGACTGCGTGTGGCCATCCAAGGCGTCGGTCATGTCGGTGCCCACCTCGCCCGGGAGCTGCACGAGGCGGGCGCCCAACTGGTGCTGACCGATGTCGATCGAGATAGCCTTGGCCTGCTCAGCGATGAGCTGGGAGCATTGAGTGTCGCTCCCGAGGAAATCTTCGATGCCGAGGTCGACGTATTCGCCCCTTGCGCCATGGGCGCTGTGCTGACGGAAGGCGTAGCCGGGCGGCTCAGGGCCAGGGCGATCTGCGGTGCAGCCAACAACCAACTGGCCACCCCCGTGGTCGCGGAACTGCTGCATCGGCGGGGGATCCTCTACACTCCCGACTATGTGGCCAACGCTGGCGGCGTCATCGAGGTGGAAGCCCAGCGTCACGAGAACTACGATCGCGATGCCGTGATGCGCCACGTGGAGCGGATCGCCGCGACGGTCGATGAGATCCTGGCCCGTGCCCAGGCACAGGACACCAGCCCGGCTGGCATTGCCGATCAGTTGGCCAGAGAGAGACTGCAGGGCTGA
- a CDS encoding YihY/virulence factor BrkB family protein has translation MRSLSLRFWWNTVQQAISLWLERNAFSYAGSLAFYTLFSLAPTVIIAVAVIGVVFGEDAAQGQIVAQLEGTLGAEAARAIEQAVASSRIEESGVLPTLLGVGGLLVGATTVFAQMQFSLNMIWGVTAKPNRNSILVFLKQRLLSLAVVLAIGFILLVSLLVGIMLRAMLQAVGDAMPLIGPLTAGAEFLISLAVITALFATIFKVLPDVVLGWRDVLLGALVTALLFAVGRSAIASYLAYTATASTYGAAGSVVMILLWVYYSSLILLLGAAFTRSYLVAKGRNVVPRNSAVIVRRELMME, from the coding sequence GTGCGCAGTCTCTCGCTCAGGTTCTGGTGGAATACGGTTCAGCAGGCGATCAGCCTGTGGTTGGAACGCAATGCCTTCAGTTATGCCGGTTCACTGGCTTTCTATACGCTGTTCTCGCTTGCACCGACTGTCATCATCGCCGTTGCCGTGATCGGCGTGGTGTTCGGCGAGGATGCCGCTCAAGGGCAGATCGTGGCTCAGTTGGAGGGAACCTTGGGTGCGGAAGCGGCGAGGGCAATCGAGCAAGCCGTGGCGTCGTCACGCATCGAGGAGTCGGGTGTGTTGCCGACGTTGCTCGGGGTGGGTGGCCTGCTGGTGGGGGCTACCACGGTCTTTGCCCAGATGCAGTTCTCGCTCAACATGATCTGGGGCGTAACCGCCAAGCCCAACCGTAACAGTATCCTGGTGTTTCTCAAGCAGCGCCTGCTGTCGCTGGCCGTGGTGCTCGCGATCGGCTTCATTCTGCTCGTCTCGCTGCTGGTCGGGATCATGCTGCGCGCCATGCTACAGGCGGTTGGCGATGCCATGCCGCTGATTGGCCCGCTCACGGCCGGAGCGGAATTCCTGATTTCCCTGGCTGTGATCACGGCGCTATTCGCTACCATCTTCAAGGTGTTGCCGGACGTGGTCCTGGGTTGGCGAGATGTGCTGTTGGGGGCGCTGGTCACTGCGCTGCTGTTTGCCGTGGGCCGCAGCGCCATCGCCTCCTATCTGGCCTATACCGCGACCGCCTCGACCTACGGGGCCGCCGGTTCGGTGGTCATGATCCTGCTGTGGGTCTACTACAGCTCGCTGATCCTGCTGCTCGGTGCGGCCTTCACGCGCAGCTACCTGGTGGCCAAGGGGCGCAACGTCGTGCCGCGCAACAGCGCCGTTATCGTCAGGCGCGAGCTGATGATGGAATGA
- a CDS encoding bifunctional nicotinamide-nucleotide adenylyltransferase/Nudix hydroxylase: MSDAVHEFDCLVFIGRFQPPHLGHLAVINQALRQARQVIVLVGSAWQARSLRNPWRFDERQEMLRSCFDEEENARLEIVPLLDALYNDDVWVRDVQRKVRDIAGHHHTRLPRIGLIGASRGQSSYYLSLFPQWESVSVPLVDGISASQIRERLFRSPSSTEDYLSTGATHDLPPGVCETLRDFSGSDAHQQLMEEQRLLEQYRQAWGNAPYPPIFVTVNAVVVQSGHVLLVRRTAAPGKGLLALPGGFINPHERLLDACLRELRERVRLKVPEPVLKGSLRGQRLFDEPHRSWRGRTLAEAFYFALRPDQQLPRLKPVKGGDHARWVPLAELEPDSLFEDHFFIIQNFLGLPADFGGI; the protein is encoded by the coding sequence ATGAGCGATGCCGTTCACGAATTCGACTGTCTCGTCTTCATCGGGCGTTTCCAGCCGCCTCACCTGGGCCACCTGGCCGTCATCAACCAGGCCCTGCGCCAGGCGCGACAGGTGATCGTGCTGGTGGGCTCGGCCTGGCAGGCACGTTCGCTGCGCAACCCATGGCGCTTCGACGAACGCCAGGAGATGCTGCGTAGCTGCTTCGACGAGGAAGAGAATGCACGGCTGGAAATCGTGCCGCTGCTGGATGCGCTTTACAACGATGATGTCTGGGTGCGCGACGTGCAACGCAAGGTGCGCGACATTGCTGGCCACCATCACACCCGCCTGCCCCGCATCGGCCTGATCGGTGCCAGCCGCGGCCAGTCGAGCTACTACCTTTCGCTGTTCCCCCAGTGGGAATCGGTCAGCGTGCCGCTGGTCGACGGCATCTCCGCCAGCCAGATCCGCGAGCGGCTGTTCCGCTCGCCCTCTTCCACCGAAGACTACCTCAGCACCGGTGCGACCCATGACCTGCCGCCAGGCGTGTGCGAGACGCTACGCGATTTTTCCGGCAGCGACGCTCACCAGCAGTTGATGGAAGAGCAACGACTGCTCGAGCAGTATCGCCAGGCGTGGGGCAATGCCCCCTACCCGCCGATCTTCGTCACTGTCAACGCCGTGGTGGTGCAGTCCGGCCATGTGCTGCTGGTGCGCCGCACCGCCGCCCCCGGCAAGGGGCTGCTGGCCCTGCCCGGCGGCTTCATCAACCCCCACGAGCGACTGCTCGACGCCTGCCTGCGCGAGCTGCGCGAGCGCGTCCGCCTCAAGGTGCCGGAGCCAGTGCTCAAGGGCTCGCTGCGCGGCCAGCGACTGTTCGACGAACCCCACCGCAGCTGGCGGGGCCGCACCCTGGCCGAGGCTTTCTACTTCGCCCTGCGCCCCGACCAGCAGCTTCCCCGGCTCAAGCCGGTCAAGGGCGGCGACCACGCGCGCTGGGTGCCGCTGGCCGAACTCGAACCCGACAGTCTGTTCGAGGACCACTTCTTCATCATCCAGAATTTTCTCGGCCTGCCGGCCGATTTCGGCGGGATCTAG